The following DNA comes from Tunturibacter psychrotolerans.
TGCCGTCGTCGGTTCGATAGTCGACAGGCCCCCATCAGGATGCGTCACCACCATCGTCAATGGTCTCGCTTACCAACAATGCGGCAGTACTTGGTATCAACCGCAAATGGCCGGCACCACGACCACCTACGTCGTTGTCAATGCCCCGAGATGACCGGGCCTAATCTTCAACCCCCAACAGAATGATCACAATCGACGCAAGAGGGCCTCTGGTGATGAGGCCCTTTTTTCTTCCGCCTACCTTTCGAGCCACGCCGCCCAAACACGCGCCACAATGACCTCACAACATCTCCCCTCAAACTCTGCGAAAATAAAGCTTGTGAAAAAGTTAGCGATCCTAGGTTCGACCGGTTCGATCGGCCACAGCACTCTCTCTATCTGCGAATCCTTTCCCGGCCGCTATCAGGTCATCTCCCTCGCAGCCGGCAATAATATCGACGCTGCGTTCGCCCAGTGCCTCCGCTGGCGCCCAAAGGCGATCTCCCTCGCGACAGAATCATTAGCCGAGAATCTGAAATCCCGTCTCAAAGCCGAGGGCATCACCAACATCGAAGTAGTTCACGGCACATCAGGAAGCATCCACGTCGCAACCCTGGCGGAGGTCAACTTCGTAGTCTCAGCAATCGTCGGTGTAGCCGGTCTCGAAGCCACCTACGCCGCAGTCTGTGCTGGCAAAACCATCGGGCTCGCCAACAAAGAGTGCCTCGTCGCCGCTGGCGAGCTCATCATCGCAGCCGCCAAACAACACAACGTCGCTCTCCTCCCCATCGATTCGGAGCATAACGCCGTCCACCAGTGCATGCGCGGCGGCACAGCAGCTGAGGTCAGACAAATCTGGCTTACCGCCTCAGGTGGTCCGTTCCGCAACACTCCAATCGCAGAATTCGAGCGCATCACTCCCCAGCAAGCCCTCAAGCACCCCACGTGGGTCATGGGCCAGCGCATCACCATCGACTCCGCCACGATGATGAATAAGGGCTTCGAGGTCATCGAGGCTTGCCGGCTCTTCAACCTGCCTGCAAAACAGGTGCGAACCACCATCCACCCTCAATCCACGGTTCACTCCCTGGTTGAGTTCGTTGACGGCAGCATCCTCGCCCAGATCTCGGTCACTGACATGCGCCTTCCGATCCTCTACGCCCTCGCCTACCCAGAGCGTGTCGCCGTAACCGAGAAAGAATCCCTTACCTTCGACCTCACGACACTCTCCCAATTGGACTTCTCTCAGCCCGATTTAACCCGTTTCCCCTGCCTACGTCTAGCTTATGAAGCAGCCGAAACTGGCGGCAACGCCTGCATCGCCCTCAACGCTGCAGACGAGATCGCCGTAGCCGCCTTCCTCGAAGGACGTATCCCCTTCCTCGGCATCCCGCGTACAATAGAAGATGTGCTGCAGCTAACTTCAGGCCAATCCCCGGCGTCTATCCTCGATGTGCTTGATGCAGATCTTGCCGCGCGTGACTGTGCGCGCGAAGTGATTGCCCGCCAATTCACCGGCGCCCGACGGTAGCAAAACTCGAAATACAGCAATGAGGTCCTGACTCTCTCCATGTCGACAATCATCCAGCTTGCCATAGTCCTTGGCATCATGGTCCTGGTCCACGAATTCGGTCACTTCGCCGTCGCAAAGCTCTGCGGCATCCGCGTTGAAGTGTTCTCCATCGGCTTCGGCAAACGCCTCTTCGGCTTCCGCCGCGGCGACACCGAGTACCAGATCGCCGCTGTCCCTCTCGGCGGTTACGTCAAAATGGCTGGCGAGATGGGCTTTTCTGGAAACGAACTCAGCCCCGGCAGCGTCGCGCCCACCGATCCGGGCGACTTCAACGCCCACCCCCGATGGCAGCGCATCCTCGTAGCTCTCGCAGGCCCCATCGCCAACTTCATCCTCGCACTCGGCCTCATGACTGGCGTCTCTATGCTTCACAACGAGGTGCAGGAGTTTATCGACGGGCCCGCGCACACGGATTACGTTACGCCGAACACTCCCGCCGCCCGTACCGGCATTCACAGCGGCGACACGATCGTCCACTATGACACCATCGAGAATCCCACCTGGGATCAGGTCGGCATACGCTCGCTGCTGAATCTTAACCAGACCGTTCCCTTCTCTTTCATTCACGACGGACAACGTACGGACACCAAACTCTTCGTCGAAAACAAAGGCGCTCCCGACGACTTCTCACTCGACAACCTGGGCATCATTCCGCAGATGCAGACCACTCCGGTCCAGGTCGACTCTCTTGAACCCAGTATGCCTGCAGCCCGCGCCGGTCTCAAGCCGCACGACAAAATCGTGAGCATTGACGGCCTTCAGCTGCACTCCGTTCCTGCTCTCTTGTCCTACCTTCAGGATCAGGCAGGCAAGCCCGCGTCCCTCGTAATTCAGCGCACAGCAGCTGACGGCACAGCGCAGACTCTTCCGATTCAGGTCACTCCCGAACTCGCAGAAACGCCCGGTGGGCCTAAGGAAAAGGACTATCGGCTTGGTTTTGTTGCGGTGCAACCGCCAGTCAAAGTGGAGCGTTTGCCCTTTGATAAGGCCGTGGTTGCGTCTTGGCAGTTCAACAAGAAGGGATCTTTGCTGATCGTTGAGGTGCTCAAGCGGCTTTTCACGCGACAGGTTTCGGTCAAGAGCTTGCAGAGTCCGATTGGGATTGGTCAGCAGATTCATCAGGCGGCGCAGATGCCGGGATGGATGCCGTTGATTGGGTTGATGAGCTATATCTCGTTGAATCTGGGGATCTTCAATCTTCTGCCGATTCCAATTCTTGATGGTGGCATGATCCTGTTTTTGTTGATTGAAACCATCATGCGGCGGGATGTGAACCAGCAGATCAAGGAGCGGGTTTATCAGGTTGCGTTCGTCTGTTTGTTGGCGTTCTTTGCGTTTGTTATCTTCAACGACCTGACTAAGCTCAATCTCTTCACGAAGCTCAAACCTTAAAAACATTTCAGAAAAAAATAAGACCACGGGGCGAGCTAATTTGCTCCGGGGTTTTGTTGTTTTTGCTGGTGTTTTTGAGGGGTGTCTTAGAAAAAGTGCGTTTTCGGTGTGGTGTTTTGATGGTGAGAACGTGGTGAAATGTGTGGTAAACGTGGTGCGGAAACCGTCACTTTTCCGGCCACGAAAAATGCGCCACCGTTCTCAACTATTTTTTCTGTCACCACTGGAAGCTGCTCTTAGCTCCGCTACGATCTCCCCCACTGCCTTTCGCGCTTCGTCTTCTCTGTCGGGGGGAAAGCTGATCGCGCCTACGCGAGCGTGGCCGCCGCCGCCGTAGCGCTCGCAGATCGCAGCGAGGTTCACGAGGTCAGACGGCATCAGCTTCGTCCAGGGGTTCGTTCCGACAGACACCTTCGTCCGAAAGCTCGACTTGCTGAGGCCCACGTTGTAGGTCGCGTCCGGGTGCAGATAGTACGGGATGAACTTGTTGTAGCCCTCGGTCGGCTGATCCGTAATGTCGAAGGTGATCACTCCCTGATCCACTGTCGATCGCTGCTTGATCAGCTCGAGTGCCGCCCAATGCCGGTCCATCAGGGGACCGAGGAGTTCCTGCACGAAGCCCTGGTCCAGGACACGCTGCAGACTCATCTCGGTCAGGATCGGAATCAGTCTTTGCACCAGCGTATTGTCCGAAGAGCTTTCAATCACCATCGTCAACTTCATCGCCGGCTCGGCCATCTCGACAGCGGCCTTCGCGCTCTCGTAGCGCGCGCCATCGACGATGTCTGCCCACTTGATCAACTCCAGCACTGGTGCAGTATCGAAGCCGAAGTTGACCTGCGCGATATCTGCGATCAGGCTCGTGCACGAGATGTAGTTCGGGTTGAAAAACTTTCGCATGCGCTCAGACCCATCAGCCTGTCCTGCCTCAAATTGCTTCTGGTCCTCGGGCGTCAGGAACGCGCTCTGATGATGGTCGAACCACCATGTAACCTTTGGCGAAGCTGAGTATTTGAAGTCCACGATTGCGTTTTCGCCGCTGGTGAACTCCGCTTCGTCAAATAGCGCTCCGGCCCGGTGCACCAGCCCGTGGTAGGAGTACGAGTCCGCCGTCTTCACGCGCTCCCGGTGAAACCGCGTAAAAAGCGAAGCCGAACAAGCTCCATCGAAGCACTTGTCGTGATAAAAGATCTTACAGTCCAAATCGTCCATCTCCCGCGCTCAACACCTTTCTCGAAGGTGTGAAGAGTCCAGCATAGCGCACCCCGCCTCCTGGCGATTTCTGCGACTTACGGAACTTACTGCTGGCCGGTGTCGTATACCGACCTTATCAAGAGGATTCCATTTGCAGACCCAAACGACAGATCTACTTCCAGACCCGTCACTCTCTCCGACCGATCAATTGCCCCCTGAGCGTCCCTCGACGCTGCACAACGTTTTCTTTGGCGACGAAGGACTACGGGCGGGCTGGAGCATTCTCATCTTCGTTGCGCTCATGGCAGTGTCTTTTTGGGGTGTGAACGCCCTGGGTCCGCTCCTGCATCTTGTACCCGTACGGAGCGCCACCCAATCATCTGTCACTCTCAGGTTCGCTTTCCTCGCTGAATCGCTCCCTCTCGCGGCAACCCTCCTCGTCACCTGGATTATGTCGAAGATCGAGCGACGTCCGAACTCTGTCTACGGCCTCGGTGGCAGACGCAAGCTTTCCCACTTCCTCGCTGGTCTCGCCTGGGGAGTTGCTTGCCTCTCCCTTCTCTGCCTCATCCTCTGGAAGACCGGCCTCTTCGTAAGCAATGGCCGGCTCTTGTTTGGTTTCGATGCGCTCCGCTATGGCACACTTTGGTTCCTTGGCTTCCTTCTGGTCGGATTTTTCGAGGAGTACCTCAATCGTGGCTACCTACTCTTCACAATCAGCCGTGGGCTTTCCGGCATCTACCAGTGGATCTTCAAGACGCGCCACAGCAAGGCGCTTGGCTTTTGGACGGCCGCGATCCTCATCGCCCTCTTCTTTGGCCTCAGCCACGGCAAGAACCCGAACGAGTCTCCTATCGGCCTACTTGCCGCCACCCTCGTCAGCCTCGTCTTCTGTCTTAGTCTCTGGCGTACCGGGTCGCTCTGGTGGGCCATCGGCTTTCACGCGTCATGGGACTGGGCTCAATCTTTCCTCTACGGCGCGTCCGACAGCGGAATCATGATCGAGCAACATCTCCTTGCCACGCACCCCTTCGGCAAGCCCTTGATGAGCGGCGGGGCCACAGGTCCCGAAGGAAGCATCTTCGTTCTGCTCGTCCTGGTCCTTGTTAGTCTCATCATTATCTTCACCTTGCCGCGCACCAACTCGGGCTACGCCTCAAAGCTGCCCTCGCCCCCTATCGAGGCATGAAGATAAGGCCCGGGTGAACAAGTTCACCGCGTATACAGTCCAGACCAAGAGGAAACTCCTTTGCAGACTCACACCGACGATCGATCCGACGACACTACGCTCCCATCGACTGCCCTGCCTCCAAGTGCGCCTCCCTCGCCGCTGCGCAACATCTTCTTCGGCGACGAAGGACTTCGCGCGGGCTGGAGCATCCTGCTCTTCGCCGCTCTCTTCGGGGCGTTCATGGTGGTCGCGCACCTGATCGCGGTGAAGATTCATCCTCCTACGCACAACGCGTCGTCGCAGAACACCATGCCGTTTCATTTCATGTTTCTGAACGAAGCCATTCCGTTGATTGGAGTTTGCCTTGTCACATGGATCATGTCGAAGGTGGAGCGTCGCCCGATCGGGGTCTACGGACTTGGAGGCTTGAGCAAGGTCCGTCACTTTATCGCGGGATTGGCCTGGGGAATTATCTGCCTGTCGCCATTCATCTTCATACTCTGGAAGGCCGGCTTTCTCGTGTTTGACCAGCGCCTCCTCTTCGGTACTGACATTTTTCGCTACGGCGCACAGTGGCTCTTGATGTTCTTCGTTGTTGGCTTGTTAGAGGAGTACTTCACACGCGGTTATCTTCAGTACACGCTGACTCGCGGCCTCGCGGGTATTTTTCAGTGGGCATTCAAAACACCTCACAGCAAAGCTCTGGGCTTCTGGACTTCGGCAATCATATTTTCGGCGCTCTTCGGATTCGCCCACGGCAGCAACCCCGGCGAGTCTCCTATTGGTCTGCTAACCGCGGCCATCGCTTCCATGATGTTCTGCCTGGTTCTGTGGCGCACTGGCTCTCTGTGGTGGGCCATCGGTTTCCACACCACGTGGGACTGGGGACAATCCTTCCTCTACGGTGTCGCCGATAGCGGCATCATGGTGCAACACCATCTCCTCGCCACGCATCCCGTCGGCAAGCCGTTGCTGAGTGGAGGCACGACCGGCCCGGAAGGCAGCATCGTGATCCTGCCGATCATTATCCTGATCGTGCTGGTCATTATCTTTACCCTGCCCCGCACGCACGCAGGTTATACGCGCCTGCTTGAGCGTCCCATCGAGTCCTGAGACGTCAGGTATTAAAAGATCGAACTAGACGATCGGCGTTCCCTGATACCGCGTCTCCGCGAGGTCCAGCTCCCGCTCCATCGTTCGGAGCACATCGTCTCCGATACGCCCACTGTCGCGCAGAGAGATGAGGGTGCGCCGTTCGGTCTGTAGCGCGTCTTCCAGAATGCTCCGCGAGCGCGTGATGGATTCGGTGTCGATGGTTTCGAGATCTCCATCTTCGCCTCCTCCGACGGCTGCGAGCTTGTGCCTGTAGCGATGAATCAGATCATCGTAAAGGTGCTCGTCGCCATGTCTATCATGCTTGCGGGCTTCTTCGAGATGGTGAACGGCCGCGCGCAGTACGATTCGTCTTGCCTCTATTTCCTCGGGATCCATTCCTGCGCTGCCTGCGAGGCCCAGCAGACGGATCAGTGCGGGCAGCGTGAGGCCCTGCAGCACCAGGGTGACGAGGATTACGCAGAATGCAAGAAACACGATAAGGTTTCTCGTCTCGGATCTGCCATCTCCGATTATCTCGGGAACTGAGATTGCGGCTGCGAGCGCGATTACACCGCGCATCCCTGTCCAGCCTACGACAAAGACTTCGCGTGGCTGAAGCGCCTCTTCCTTATGTTTCATCCAACGCCGGTCGATATACGCCGCAATCTTGAAGACGGGAATGACCCAGATGATTCGCAACACGATTAGGACGACGCTGAAGACTGCGCCATAAAAGATCAGGGTTCCCTTGCTGAACTTGCCGTGAATTCCGGCCAGCACGTAGGGCAGCTGCAAGCCGATCAATACAAAAACCAGGCCGTTCAGCATGAAGGTCAACGCATCCCAAGCCGCATTTACCTGCAGGCGCACTGCGGGCGAAAAGAACTGTGTGCTCTTGCGGCTCATATAGATTCCACTCGCCACTACCGCTAGAACTCCAGATGCTTTCGCATGTTCTCCTGCGAGGTAAGCTGCGTACGGAACGACAAGACTCACCACCAGTTCGACGGGGCCGTCGTCAATGAACTTTTCGAGCCAGCCGATGACAATTCCGATCAGCAGACCGATCAAAATTCCTCCGAAGACCAGATAGAGCAGCCTCAAAAAGCCGCCACCGAGCGTTGGAGTGTGTCCGCCTTGAATGATTCCAATTCCTATCTCGAGCGCGAGCAGACCGGTCGCATCGTTGAGGAGACTCTCTCCTTCGAGGATGTCGACGATCCGCCTGGGAAGGCCAATCGACTTTGCGATCGAGGTCGCAGCGATCGCATCGGTTGTCGCCACCACGGCACCGAGCAGAAAGCCAGCCTTCCAGTCGAGCGCTGTGATGAAGTGATCGGAGAAGAACGCTACTCCCCATACCGTAAATCCGACCAGTCCGAATGCGAGCAGACCGATCACGATTGCGTTGCGGCGAAACTCCCGCCAAGACATCGCCCACGCAGACGCGTACAGCAGCGGCGGAAGAAAGACGACGAAGACGACGTCGGGGTCGAGCGGCACGCGCGGCATCCGCGGCAGGAAGCTGATAATAAGCCCCGCCAGCACGAGCACGATGGGGTACGGCACCTTGATCCGCTGCGCCATCGCAGCAAACCCCGCGACCAGAACCAGCAGCAAAAGGATGACCGTCTCGACAGCATGCAGACTGGATCCAGCTTCCATAACACCTCCGTTTCGGTCCGGCACAGCGGTTCGAGCTACATTACACACAGTGTCTCTAAAAATGATGCTAAGTGAACCAAATTAATTGACGTGCGTGGCGGCCGTTCCAGTTGCGCGCCAATCGCCGCTCACCATTTACACTTCGATCAGGCCATGAATCCGTACGAATCGATCGCCGCTGCCTCCCCGGAAGAAGCCCGGACCGCCCTGCAGGTTCGACGCAGACGGATCTTTTATCGGCTTGTCGTTATTTTCACCGCGCTTCTTGTTCTTTGCGTTACAGTTGGGTTCTTTTACGGGCGTCACTGGACACGGCAGGCGTTGCACGATGCTCTGCCCCAACTTGATGGCTCGATTTCGCTGTCCGGCCTCTCCGCTCCGGTTACGGTCGAGCGCGACGCACATGGGGTTCCCCACCTTCGGGCAAGTTCGCTCGACGACCTCGTGATGGCCCAGGGCTACGTGACCGCGCAGGACCGTCTGTGGCAGATGGACGCCTTGCGTCGCCATGCGGCTGGCAACCTTGCAGAGATTCTCGGGGCAACGTTGATTCCACACGATCGCGCGCAACGCACCCTGCAGATCAGGGCCGCTGCAGACCGTGCACTTACAACCCTTTCGCCTGACCAGCTGCATCTGCTTGAGCGCTATGCCGCCGGTGTCAACGCGTCCATTGCCACGCAGAGTGCTCATCTGCCCCTCGAGTTTCGGCTGCTGCGATACGAACCGACGCCATGGACTCCTCGGGACTCGCTTCTCATTGGCCTGGTGATGTTTCAGGACCTGACCAACAGCTTTCCGACGCAGCTGAATCGAGAAGCGCTGACTGCGCTTCTGCCTTCTCACCTTGTTGGTGACCTCTACCCTGTGGACTCATGGCGCGATCATCCGCCGGCTCAACCTACCGTCGACCTGACCGCGCCGCAGCAGGACATTCCTGATGTTCCGCTGGATGAATCGCAGACGAAGCTTCGCAGGCCGTCGCTTCCGACCGCGAATATTGATGATCTGCTCGCGCTGCAGCAGACGCTCAAAAATCCGGTCTGCGAAGGCTGCTTTGCGGGCTCGAACGACTGGGTTGTCTCGGGCGCCCACACGGTCACCGGCAAGCCGCTGCTGTCGAACGACATGCACCTCGCGCACAATGTGCCCGGCATCTGGTATCAGGCTGACCTTGAGGCACCCACAGCAAATGGGGAACTTCACGTTGCGGGCGTCTCTCTTCCGGGGGTGCCGTTTATCATCGTCGGCCACAACGCCCATGTTGCCTGGGGCTTTACCAACCTCGGCGCCGAGGTGCAGGACGTTTCCGTTGAACATATACGCGGCAGCGGCACCACAATGGAGTATCAATCTGCCGACAGCGCGTGGCACCCTGTGATTCATCAGCAGGAGGTGATCCATGTCAAAGGCGCGAAGGATATTTTGCTCGATGTACCTGCAACGCAACACGGTGGCATGACGACTCCAATCGTCTCAGGTATGTTTCCGAGCGAGAAGCGCAGCCTCTCTCTTCACTGGACGATCTACGATCCTGCGAACATCACGCCATCCTTCCTGGCCGTCAACTCAGCGACTGATGGCGCCAGCCTTGTCTCGGCCTTCTCGACGTTCGGCGGTCCTGCACAGAATGTCGTCTATGCCGACGATCAGGGCCACATCGGCTACCACGCCGTCGGAAAGGTTCCGATTCGCGGCAACATCGCCACGCCGAGCCCTATCAGCCCGGTTCCCAGCGACGCGCTCGATGCTACGCAGGAGTGGGTCGGGACAATCCCATACGACCTGCTTCCGCGAGCGAGCGACCCGCCCAACGGCATCCTCGCCACCGCCAACTCACGCGTGACCGGTGACGACTACCCGTACCCCATCACGCTCAACTGGGCCGCGCCCTACCGCAACGAGCGCATCTGGAAGGTTCTCACCGCACGCGCCCTCGAGACGAAAGATAAGCTCACAGCGGAAGACATGCTCGCGCTCCAGACCGACATCTACTCCGACGTCGATCACGTCATCGCGCAGCGCCTTGCCTACGCCATCGATCACGCCACCAGACCCGAGTTCACCACCGACAAGAACGCGGCAAAGCGACTCCATCAGGCAGCCGACCTGCTCCGCGACTGGAACGGCACCGTCGACGCAGACGCCGCAGCTCCAGCCATCGTTGTCGCGACTCGCGCCGCGCTGTGGCCACTGCTGCTCGACCCACAGCTCAAGTCTCAGCCCGAGATCAAGTCGGATCTCCAGCCCGTAGCCCATCGCACCGGAGCGGCTCTTTACAGTTGGGGCAACAAAGCCTATGCGGAAGAGTGGCTCATCATGCACACGCCCAGCCGTTGGCTGCCTCCCGCCTACCCCACCTGGGACGATCTCCTCACAGCCGCCGTCTCAAAGGCTCTCGTCGACAACCATGCTCCAATCGACCTCGCCAAGTGGCAGTACGGTCAGTTCCGACCCATCGACATCGAGCACCCCATCTATAGTCAGTCTCCCATTCTTCAGCGCATCCTCGGCGTGCCGACCAGCCCCGGCCTGCAACCTCAAAGTGGCGATGACGTCACGGTCAAGCAGGTAGGCCGCAGCTTCGGTCCCTCCGAGCGCTTCACCGCCGACCTCTCCGATCTCGACCACAGCACCCTGAACCTTGTGCTCGGCGAATCTTCCAATCCTCTGAGCGCGTGGTTCATGGACCAGTGGCCTGCCTGGTATCACGGCACTACTTTTCCGCTACCCTTTAGCAATGCCGCGGTCGATGCCGCCACCACCCACACCCTAACTCTCACTCCCAGATAGCGCTCCCTCGCGGCCGAACGGAATCGGAATACCATGCTGCAGGCGAAGATGTCCCGGCAGAGTCAGCTTCTTCAGCTTTCGTTCGAGGACATCCACCTCCGCCACTGCAATCTTCCCGGTCCACTCACACTCTCCAAGCTCAATCGACACAATCTCTCCCTTCTTCAACCCGAGCACCAGCCCCCGGATCGTCGTCACCAGGCCAACGTCGAAGGCGATCTCGTGAACGGTCTTGCCTCCCAGCCGCACATCCACGTGCGGGTGCAGGGTGGAGTGGATCGAGTGGTCCGCGAGAACAGAGACGATCTCCGTCTCCGGGCTCCCACGGCTCCGCCGCACGTCTTCCATGAACTTTGAATAGTGCTTCCATCCGTTCGCCAGCAACGCCAGCACACTCACGTGCATTGTCTCCTCGAGCGAATCGGTTACACCCTCCTGAATGCTGCTCCACGAGATCACCTTCGGGACTTTTTTGCGCAGCTCGGTCAGCTCCTCTGCGCCAAGTCCCGCCTTCAGATCGGTCTCCACCTCTCCGCCTTTGACCAGCGAAAACAGATCCCCCAGGCTTAAATCCTCAGTCAGAACTGCCGAGTCCTTCTTTGTGCTCTCCTCTTCAGGCTTGGTCATCGCTTGCTCCTATCCGGACCTTCGCTTCGTTTTTAAAAACGTGATGCGTTCTTCCGCAGGCCCCATGTCAGGGACAAAGCTCAACGACAGATGCGGCTGCGGGCCAACGACAGTCACCTTCGGCACATCCCACCGACAGCCTGTCGTGACGTTCAGCAGCATGTGTAAGATCCAAAATCCCACCCCAGCCATCGAAGCCAGCGACACAGTAACCAGGGCCTTCTTCCTCACCGCGGGTCGAACCGACGATGGCGGCTGGTTCGTAATGGTTGACCGAACCGGCTTAACATCATGCTGCGCCCGCGTGTGCCGATTCGTTGCAACCTTTCCTTCATCCCGATTCTGCTGAGGCCCTGGTTGGTCCGACTTTGGCGGATCCTGATGCGGCGGCGTTGTTGTCGGGCTTTCAGAGGGCGCCTTCGCTTGCGATCCATTCGGCGCCGGGTCTGCGATGCTTGGCGGAGGCGTCTGGTCTGGTACGCTCGGCGAATACGAGACGGCAGGTCCCGGCTGTAGGTTGCGATTCGCCGGAAGTACCTGCTGCGACGGAAACGACGGCAATGTTATCGGTCGCGGCCAGCGTGGCGGCCGGTACACCTTCGGCGAAGGCTGCGGCTTCTGATTCGTATTCGGATTCGGCTTCGGTGTCGGCTTCTGGTTCGGATTCGGATTCGGATTCGGGTTCGGGTTCGGGTTCGGGTTCGGGTTCGGATTCTGCTTCTGGTTTGGATTCGGATTCGGATTCGGATTTTGCGTATTCGGCGTTGTCGGTTGCTTCGGTGGGCCTACTCCGTTCCAAGGCTTCCCACCATTTGTTGGCTTCAGTTCCTCCATCAAGAGCGGTGTCGATGTCTGGTTCTGAGTAGATGTCTGGTTCTGCGTCAGTGTCTGGTTCTGTGAATTCGCCTTCAACGTACCGGCCGTTGATGGTTGCGCCTGGGCATCCGATCCCCGCGATACAGCGAGCGAATTCATGCCGTGAAGATTCGATTCAAATAGCTGGTTCGACTGGGGTGGCGGGGTTGGTGGAACCCCGGAAGTCTGCGCTGTTACAACACCCGAGGGATGCGGTTGTGCCGCCCCTGCTAACGGCAACTTTGCAGCGCTTGACGGTGGTGTTTGCATCGACCCGCCCGGGTGCTGGCCACTGTTGCTCGTTTGTCCCTTTGGTGCAGAAGCGCCTGGCGCCGGACGGTGTCCCATTGATTGGGGCTGCGCCGCCCTGGCATTCGAACCTGCCCCACGATTTGACCCGTTCTGCGCCTCTATCACCGGCCCAGCGCTCACCCCAGCGCATACCAGAC
Coding sequences within:
- a CDS encoding penicillin acylase family protein encodes the protein MNPYESIAAASPEEARTALQVRRRRIFYRLVVIFTALLVLCVTVGFFYGRHWTRQALHDALPQLDGSISLSGLSAPVTVERDAHGVPHLRASSLDDLVMAQGYVTAQDRLWQMDALRRHAAGNLAEILGATLIPHDRAQRTLQIRAAADRALTTLSPDQLHLLERYAAGVNASIATQSAHLPLEFRLLRYEPTPWTPRDSLLIGLVMFQDLTNSFPTQLNREALTALLPSHLVGDLYPVDSWRDHPPAQPTVDLTAPQQDIPDVPLDESQTKLRRPSLPTANIDDLLALQQTLKNPVCEGCFAGSNDWVVSGAHTVTGKPLLSNDMHLAHNVPGIWYQADLEAPTANGELHVAGVSLPGVPFIIVGHNAHVAWGFTNLGAEVQDVSVEHIRGSGTTMEYQSADSAWHPVIHQQEVIHVKGAKDILLDVPATQHGGMTTPIVSGMFPSEKRSLSLHWTIYDPANITPSFLAVNSATDGASLVSAFSTFGGPAQNVVYADDQGHIGYHAVGKVPIRGNIATPSPISPVPSDALDATQEWVGTIPYDLLPRASDPPNGILATANSRVTGDDYPYPITLNWAAPYRNERIWKVLTARALETKDKLTAEDMLALQTDIYSDVDHVIAQRLAYAIDHATRPEFTTDKNAAKRLHQAADLLRDWNGTVDADAAAPAIVVATRAALWPLLLDPQLKSQPEIKSDLQPVAHRTGAALYSWGNKAYAEEWLIMHTPSRWLPPAYPTWDDLLTAAVSKALVDNHAPIDLAKWQYGQFRPIDIEHPIYSQSPILQRILGVPTSPGLQPQSGDDVTVKQVGRSFGPSERFTADLSDLDHSTLNLVLGESSNPLSAWFMDQWPAWYHGTTFPLPFSNAAVDAATTHTLTLTPR